The Flavobacterium faecale genome has a segment encoding these proteins:
- a CDS encoding enoyl-CoA hydratase/isomerase family protein translates to MDYNTIISSIEENIATITINRPTKLNALNKETISELHEAFKSLDKNPQVRVIILTGSGEKAFVAGADISEFADFSAEQGATLAAHGQEILFDFVQNLSKPVIAAVNGFALGGGLELAMACHIRVASDNAKMGLPEVTLGLIPGYGGTQRLPQLVGKGRAMEMILTAGMITAEEALNIGLVNHVVAQTELLSFCESIALKIVKNAPLAISKAIHAINANYRDGENGFDTEIKYFGQSFGTKDFKEGSAAFLEKRKAQFTGE, encoded by the coding sequence ATGGACTACAACACAATCATTAGTAGTATTGAAGAGAATATAGCAACCATTACTATTAATCGCCCTACCAAATTAAATGCCCTTAACAAAGAAACTATTTCTGAGCTTCATGAAGCGTTCAAATCTTTAGATAAAAATCCTCAAGTACGCGTTATCATTCTTACTGGAAGTGGTGAAAAAGCTTTTGTTGCTGGAGCAGATATTTCAGAATTTGCAGATTTCTCGGCAGAACAAGGCGCAACACTTGCCGCTCACGGTCAAGAGATTTTATTTGATTTTGTACAAAACCTATCCAAACCTGTGATTGCAGCAGTCAATGGTTTTGCCCTTGGTGGCGGACTAGAGTTAGCGATGGCATGCCACATACGTGTAGCCTCAGACAATGCAAAAATGGGATTACCCGAAGTTACCTTGGGTTTAATTCCTGGATACGGAGGGACACAACGCTTGCCACAATTGGTAGGAAAAGGCCGCGCGATGGAGATGATCCTTACCGCTGGAATGATTACCGCTGAAGAAGCACTAAATATTGGATTGGTAAATCATGTGGTAGCACAAACTGAACTACTCTCTTTTTGCGAAAGTATTGCTTTAAAAATAGTAAAAAATGCTCCTCTTGCCATCAGCAAAGCCATTCATGCTATTAATGCAAATTATAGAGATGGCGAAAATGGTTTTGATACCGAAATTAAGTATTTCGGACAATCCTTTGGAACTAAAGATTTTAAAGAAGGAAGTGCTGCTTTTTTAGAAAAAAGAAAAGCACAATTTACTGGCGAATAA
- a CDS encoding ATP-binding protein, whose product MFKNFKIAMLSLRIRIFLSMIVVIIVASVLLASISIIQFKNEAKEYHQERLERKENAVREHINYLLATTTYPLTTDNLELIFKDKIHELAHIHNIEINIYSLNGRLLKSSKETFSVDKSAIPIPKYILKLVRSSIEKRYVDIKTVNGAKNRSSYTQIKDDKFKPLGILNLPYIEDDGYYDKELNSFLIRLGQVYSFMLIVAFALAYFLSSYITKSLKTISDKMYETTLNQKNKKIVLEASSKEINSLIAAYNRMVDELEISAVKLAQSEREEAWREMAKQVAHEIKNPLTPMRLTVQSFERKFNPNDPEIYQKMKDYSDTLIQQIDTMSAVASAFSNFASMPAQQNETLNVVDVVELTLDIFNEDHIVFNAESPEIISKIDRTQLIRIITNLVKNAIQSIPNEQENKTVTVGIRRENDQVLITVQDCGIGIKPEDSSRIFEPKFTTKSSGMGLGLSIIKNIIENYKGTIIFESTYGQGTLFTVSLPIINS is encoded by the coding sequence ATGTTCAAAAACTTCAAAATAGCAATGCTCTCGCTGCGCATTAGGATATTCCTTTCGATGATCGTTGTAATCATTGTTGCCTCTGTATTGCTAGCTTCAATTTCGATCATTCAATTTAAAAACGAAGCAAAAGAATACCATCAGGAACGCCTAGAGCGCAAGGAAAATGCAGTACGAGAACACATAAACTATTTATTAGCAACCACAACCTACCCTCTTACAACTGATAATTTAGAGCTAATTTTCAAAGATAAAATTCACGAATTAGCCCACATCCACAACATTGAAATCAACATTTATAGTTTAAACGGACGACTTTTAAAGAGTTCGAAAGAAACCTTTTCTGTAGATAAATCGGCAATACCTATTCCGAAATATATTTTAAAATTGGTTCGGTCCTCGATCGAAAAGCGATATGTAGATATCAAAACAGTGAATGGAGCAAAAAATCGCTCGTCTTACACACAAATTAAAGACGATAAATTTAAACCACTCGGAATCCTAAATCTTCCCTACATTGAGGATGATGGTTACTATGACAAAGAACTCAATAGCTTCTTGATTCGTTTGGGGCAAGTATACTCCTTCATGCTGATTGTCGCCTTTGCACTGGCTTATTTTTTATCATCCTATATTACGAAATCCCTTAAAACGATTTCAGATAAAATGTATGAGACAACCTTGAATCAAAAAAACAAAAAAATTGTTTTAGAGGCTTCTAGTAAAGAAATTAATTCCTTGATTGCCGCTTATAATCGAATGGTTGATGAACTCGAAATAAGTGCTGTAAAACTGGCTCAGAGCGAAAGAGAAGAAGCTTGGCGAGAAATGGCCAAACAAGTCGCACACGAGATTAAGAATCCTTTGACACCTATGCGATTAACTGTTCAAAGTTTTGAACGAAAGTTTAACCCCAACGATCCTGAAATTTACCAGAAAATGAAGGATTACTCAGATACGTTAATTCAGCAAATCGATACTATGAGTGCGGTCGCGTCGGCATTTTCAAATTTTGCTTCGATGCCTGCACAACAAAATGAAACACTCAATGTGGTTGATGTAGTCGAACTTACTTTGGATATTTTTAACGAAGACCATATCGTTTTCAATGCAGAATCTCCTGAGATTATATCCAAAATTGACCGTACTCAACTGATACGAATTATCACCAATTTGGTCAAAAATGCTATTCAATCCATACCCAATGAACAAGAAAACAAAACGGTAACTGTTGGAATAAGAAGAGAAAACGATCAAGTATTGATTACCGTACAAGATTGTGGAATCGGAATCAAACCCGAAGATAGCAGTCGTATCTTTGAACCTAAATTTACCACCAAAAGCAGCGGAATGGGTCTTGGACTGAGTATTATCAAAAACATAATAGAAAATTACAAAGGAACAATTATCTTTGAGTCAACCTATGGACAAGGAACATTGTTTACCGTTTCCCTACCCATTATTAATTCTTAA
- a CDS encoding CopD family protein, producing the protein MEYYNSLKALHIIFVVSWFVGLFYIVRLFVYQIEAADKPSPEKEILQKQFKIMAYRLWYIITWPSTILASIFAFWMLLFTPMGNAWLQMPWMHVKLGFVFVLYLYQAKCHQIFKQLQNDDVRYTTNYMRIWNEGATLILFSVVFLVVLKSAINWIYGVVGIIVFTGLLMLGFKFYKRIREKNAPTQEGGENGKENNK; encoded by the coding sequence ATGGAATATTACAACTCATTAAAAGCATTACACATCATTTTTGTGGTCTCTTGGTTTGTCGGTTTATTTTACATTGTCCGTTTATTTGTTTACCAAATTGAAGCGGCTGATAAACCCTCACCTGAGAAAGAAATTTTACAGAAGCAATTTAAAATAATGGCTTATCGATTGTGGTATATCATTACTTGGCCAAGTACTATATTGGCTAGTATTTTTGCATTTTGGATGTTGCTATTTACGCCCATGGGCAACGCATGGCTACAAATGCCTTGGATGCACGTAAAACTTGGCTTTGTTTTTGTGTTGTATTTGTACCAAGCAAAATGCCATCAAATATTTAAGCAATTACAAAATGATGATGTGCGCTATACAACCAACTACATGCGAATTTGGAATGAGGGAGCAACCTTGATTCTTTTTTCTGTAGTGTTTTTGGTCGTTTTAAAAAGTGCTATCAATTGGATTTACGGCGTAGTCGGGATTATTGTTTTTACGGGTCTATTAATGCTTGGTTTCAAATTTTATAAAAGAATTCGAGAAAAAAACGCTCCAACTCAAGAAGGTGGAGAAAATGGCAAAGAAAATAATAAATAG
- the hemH gene encoding ferrochelatase, whose product MKGVLLVNLGSPESPTPKDVKPYLDEFLMDKYVIDVPFLLRALLVRGIILQTRPKKSAAAYAKIWWDEGSPLVVISKRMHAKVKQLVKIPVSLAMRYGNPSLLSGLQELHNQGVDEVMLFPLYPQHAMASTTTIVELAEELRKKHFPNMKFTHVPAFYNKPDYIQNLADSIKGHLANFEYDHLLFSYHGIPERHIRKTDITKSHCKIDGSCCNTPSPAHEFCYRHQCYETTKQVVKLLGIPEGKYSQTFQSRLAGDKWLTPYTDVEVNKMPEKGIKKLAVVTPAFVSDCLETLEEIAMEANHEFKEHGGEEFFAVPCLNDSDEWCQTVGNWINDFAKH is encoded by the coding sequence ATGAAAGGTGTATTATTAGTGAATTTAGGATCTCCAGAAAGTCCAACGCCAAAAGATGTAAAACCATATTTGGATGAATTTTTAATGGATAAATACGTTATTGACGTTCCATTTTTGTTGCGTGCATTACTTGTACGTGGTATAATTTTACAAACAAGACCTAAAAAATCTGCTGCTGCTTATGCTAAAATCTGGTGGGATGAAGGATCACCATTGGTAGTGATATCTAAAAGAATGCATGCAAAAGTAAAACAACTTGTCAAGATACCGGTTTCATTGGCCATGCGTTATGGTAACCCTTCCTTATTATCAGGTTTGCAAGAATTGCACAATCAAGGTGTTGACGAAGTGATGCTTTTTCCTTTGTACCCTCAACATGCAATGGCGTCTACAACGACAATTGTTGAACTAGCAGAAGAATTGCGCAAAAAGCATTTCCCAAATATGAAGTTTACACATGTACCTGCTTTTTACAACAAACCAGATTACATTCAAAACCTAGCAGATTCTATCAAAGGACATTTGGCAAATTTCGAATATGATCATTTATTGTTCTCCTACCACGGAATTCCGGAACGTCACATTCGTAAAACAGATATCACAAAATCACATTGTAAAATAGATGGGTCTTGTTGCAACACGCCATCACCTGCGCATGAATTTTGTTACCGTCATCAATGTTATGAAACTACAAAGCAAGTCGTTAAATTATTGGGCATACCAGAGGGGAAATACAGTCAAACATTCCAATCGCGTTTAGCTGGTGACAAATGGCTTACACCTTACACTGACGTTGAAGTTAACAAAATGCCCGAAAAAGGAATTAAAAAGCTAGCTGTAGTAACACCTGCATTTGTATCGGATTGCCTTGAAACATTGGAAGAAATTGCCATGGAAGCCAATCATGAATTCAAAGAACACGGTGGTGAAGAGTTTTTTGCTGTACCTTGTTTAAACGATAGTGACGAATGGTGTCAAACCGTAGGAAACTGGATAAATGATTTTGCAAAGCACTAA